Proteins co-encoded in one Crateriforma spongiae genomic window:
- a CDS encoding TauD/TfdA family dioxygenase, which translates to MNDCKLLELDTQQTWDDTRFPIAYGPENPAMDLNDTVAWVGENRESLLQQCTRHGAVALRGFPTDTVESFDQVIRALEVENFPYERSLSNAVRINRTERVFSANEAPPEVQIFFHHEMAQTPLYPQYIFFYCEIAAEQGGATPLCRSDVLYEKLQQRCPDFCDACERHGLQYTNVMPGSDDPTSGMGRSWQKTLGVETRDDAEARLRTLGYSFLWQDDGCLKAVTPPLPAVMEVSPGRKTFFNQLIAAYCGWKDARNDPSKAIRFGDGSPLDADAVSVAIELSDELAYDHAWQQGDIVLLDNRVAMHARRSFVGTRKVVASLAEMQTQSLVTA; encoded by the coding sequence ATGAATGACTGCAAGCTGTTGGAACTCGACACACAGCAAACTTGGGACGACACACGTTTCCCGATCGCGTACGGCCCAGAAAATCCTGCGATGGATTTGAACGACACGGTCGCTTGGGTCGGCGAAAACCGCGAATCGCTGTTGCAGCAGTGCACCCGTCACGGTGCCGTCGCATTACGCGGGTTCCCCACCGACACGGTCGAATCGTTTGACCAGGTCATTCGTGCCTTGGAGGTCGAGAACTTTCCGTACGAACGTTCGCTTTCCAACGCCGTTCGGATCAACCGAACCGAGCGAGTGTTTTCGGCCAACGAAGCACCGCCGGAGGTGCAGATCTTCTTTCACCACGAGATGGCACAGACGCCGCTGTACCCACAGTACATCTTTTTCTATTGCGAAATCGCAGCCGAACAAGGTGGTGCAACGCCACTGTGCCGCAGCGATGTGCTATACGAAAAGCTGCAACAACGTTGCCCCGACTTTTGCGACGCGTGCGAACGTCACGGCCTGCAATACACCAACGTCATGCCCGGCAGCGATGACCCGACGTCGGGAATGGGACGCAGTTGGCAAAAAACCCTGGGCGTCGAAACGCGAGACGATGCCGAAGCACGATTGCGGACGCTCGGCTACAGCTTTCTTTGGCAAGACGACGGATGTTTGAAAGCCGTCACACCACCATTGCCCGCGGTGATGGAAGTGTCCCCAGGACGCAAGACTTTCTTCAATCAATTGATCGCGGCATATTGCGGGTGGAAAGACGCCCGCAATGATCCATCCAAAGCCATTCGTTTCGGCGATGGATCACCGCTGGATGCCGACGCGGTTTCCGTCGCAATCGAACTGTCCGATGAACTGGCGTACGACCACGCTTGGCAACAAGGCGACATCGTCCTGTTGGACAATCGTGTGGCGATGCACGCCCGACGATCGTTCGTGGGAACGCGAAAGGTCGTCGCGTCGCTGGCGGAAATGCAAACTCAGTCGTTGGTGACCGCGTGA